In one Pseudomonas tensinigenes genomic region, the following are encoded:
- the gap gene encoding type I glyceraldehyde-3-phosphate dehydrogenase, with product MTLRIAINGFGRIGRNVLRALYTQGYRQDLQIVAINDLGDSSINAHLLKYDTVHGTFDAQVEHDNESLTVNGDRIAVSAIRNPAELPWAAEKIDVVFECTGLFTDRAKAAAHITAGARKVIISAPAKGADATVVYGVNHDILRQSHQIISNASCTTNCLAPVAQVLHRELGIESGLMTTIHAYTNDQNLTDVYHTDPYRARSATQNMIPSKTGAAEAVGLVLPELAGKLTGMAVRVPVINVSLVDLTVQLKKEASAEEVNALMKAASQHSKILGFNTLPLVSSDFNHNPLSSIFDANHTKSSGKLLKVLAWYDNEWGFSNRMLDNCLALCNAE from the coding sequence ATGACTCTTCGAATCGCAATCAATGGTTTTGGCCGCATCGGCCGTAATGTCCTGCGCGCACTGTATACCCAAGGCTATCGACAGGATTTGCAGATCGTCGCCATCAACGATCTCGGCGACAGCTCGATCAATGCTCATCTGCTCAAATACGACACCGTTCACGGCACGTTCGACGCGCAAGTCGAGCATGACAATGAAAGTCTGACCGTCAACGGCGACCGCATTGCGGTCAGCGCGATTCGCAACCCGGCCGAATTGCCATGGGCGGCGGAAAAGATTGATGTGGTGTTCGAATGCACCGGTCTCTTTACCGATCGCGCCAAAGCGGCCGCGCATATTACTGCCGGCGCGCGCAAAGTGATCATCTCCGCTCCGGCCAAAGGTGCCGACGCCACCGTTGTTTACGGTGTGAACCACGACATTCTGCGCCAGTCGCACCAGATCATCTCCAACGCTTCGTGCACCACCAACTGCCTGGCACCGGTGGCACAAGTGCTGCACCGTGAACTGGGGATTGAAAGCGGCTTGATGACCACCATTCATGCCTACACCAACGATCAGAACCTCACCGACGTCTATCACACCGACCCGTACCGCGCGCGTTCGGCCACGCAGAACATGATTCCGAGCAAGACCGGCGCCGCTGAAGCGGTGGGCCTGGTGCTGCCGGAACTGGCGGGCAAACTGACCGGCATGGCCGTGCGCGTGCCGGTGATCAATGTGTCGCTGGTGGACCTGACCGTACAACTGAAGAAAGAAGCCAGCGCCGAAGAAGTCAACGCGCTGATGAAAGCCGCCAGCCAACACTCGAAGATTCTCGGTTTCAACACTCTGCCGCTGGTATCCAGCGACTTCAACCATAACCCGCTGTCGTCGATTTTCGATGCCAACCACACCAAATCCAGCGGCAAACTGCTGAAAGTGCTGGCCTGGTATGACAACGAGTGGGGCTTCTCCAACCGCATGCTGGATAACTGCCTGGCGTTGTGTAACGCCGAGTAA
- a CDS encoding RNA polymerase sigma factor codes for MSQSRFNHVFLTQRTSLLRTLERMVNNHSTAEDLLQETYLRVTRALSERAIDHLEPFVFQTARNLALDHLRARKIHSRTMVDDVPQDVVHSVAAPASSAEDAAHAEQMLERLNVSLSQLSPRQQQIFILSRLHGNSYQEIADELNVSLSTVQKELKLIMTICIGVAERHDSSGKL; via the coding sequence GTGAGTCAATCGCGCTTCAACCACGTCTTCCTCACCCAGCGCACCTCCTTGCTGCGTACGCTGGAACGGATGGTCAACAATCACAGCACCGCTGAAGACCTGCTGCAGGAGACCTACCTGCGCGTGACGCGGGCGTTGAGCGAGCGGGCCATTGATCACCTCGAACCTTTTGTCTTCCAGACCGCGCGCAATCTGGCGCTGGATCATTTGCGTGCGCGCAAGATCCATTCGCGAACCATGGTCGATGATGTGCCGCAGGATGTCGTGCACAGCGTCGCCGCCCCCGCCAGCAGCGCCGAAGATGCCGCCCACGCCGAACAGATGCTGGAGCGCCTGAACGTGAGCCTCAGTCAACTCAGCCCCCGCCAGCAGCAGATTTTCATTCTCAGCCGTTTGCACGGGAACAGTTATCAGGAAATCGCTGATGAACTGAATGTTTCCCTCAGCACCGTGCAGAAAGAACTGAAGCTGATCATGACCATTTGCATCGGTGTCGCTGAACGACACGACAGCAGCGGCAAGCTGTAA
- a CDS encoding FecR family protein, with amino-acid sequence MTDTHRSPSPDSVQDAANAMDQALDWLIVLGSPDEEQTRQFHAWLAADPLNAEAFAKAQAIWDGPQVALCAQSLAAKPAKVTVLKRLRPHWKPLATAAVLVLGLFSFSNLPMRIQADHLTVVGERQRLQLEDGSKVLLNTNSAFSSTINDQQRVARLFQGEAFFEIASGRSQPLEIDAGPVTASVRDTAFAVRYLDGVAQVNVQRGDVDLRATHNDARVRLTAGESIRIGPNGFDRPAKLDANTDLAWVQGRLVFENCPLNQVLAELRRYYPGWIINNNEQLADVAVTGNYRLDQPLDVVRSLAQITSAQLKEFPALVILN; translated from the coding sequence GTGACGGACACCCACCGCTCGCCTTCGCCGGATTCGGTGCAGGACGCTGCAAACGCAATGGACCAGGCTTTGGACTGGCTCATCGTGCTCGGCAGCCCGGACGAGGAGCAGACCCGGCAGTTCCATGCCTGGCTGGCGGCCGATCCGTTGAATGCCGAAGCGTTCGCCAAGGCCCAAGCGATCTGGGACGGCCCGCAAGTCGCCCTGTGTGCGCAAAGCCTGGCGGCGAAACCTGCGAAAGTCACCGTCCTCAAGCGTCTGCGTCCGCACTGGAAACCGCTGGCCACCGCCGCCGTGCTGGTACTCGGTCTGTTCAGTTTCAGCAATTTGCCGATGCGCATTCAGGCCGATCATCTGACGGTGGTCGGCGAGCGTCAGCGCCTGCAATTGGAAGACGGCTCGAAAGTCCTGCTCAATACCAATTCGGCATTTTCCAGCACCATCAACGATCAGCAGCGCGTTGCCCGGTTGTTTCAGGGCGAGGCGTTTTTCGAAATTGCCAGCGGGCGCAGTCAACCGCTGGAAATCGATGCCGGGCCAGTCACTGCCAGCGTGCGCGATACCGCGTTCGCCGTGCGTTATCTCGATGGCGTCGCGCAGGTCAATGTGCAGCGCGGCGACGTCGATTTGCGCGCCACGCACAACGACGCCCGCGTGCGTCTGACTGCCGGTGAGAGCATCCGCATCGGCCCCAACGGTTTCGACCGCCCGGCCAAACTCGACGCCAACACCGATCTGGCGTGGGTGCAGGGCCGACTGGTGTTCGAGAACTGCCCGCTGAATCAGGTGCTGGCCGAATTGCGCCGTTACTACCCGGGCTGGATCATCAACAACAACGAGCAGTTGGCCGACGTCGCCGTGACCGGCAATTACCGTCTCGACCAGCCGCTCGACGTGGTTCGTTCCCTCGCTCAGATCACCTCGGCGCAACTGAAAGAATTCCCCGCCCTGGTCATCCTGAACTAA
- a CDS encoding TonB-dependent receptor: MSSRLTRQTSSPSRVLSLLTAAILMAGTAPLMAATEQPTRNMGDYSFAIGQQPLVSALNAFTAVTGWQVGLPAELGQGVSSPGVRGSLPPEKALERLLVGTNLSFRKISNNNVVLEKRNASGTLNLDQVTISATRQEQSVNSVPATVTVQTRQDLDRNNVNTIKDLVRYEPGVSVGGAGQRGGISGYNIRGIDGDRILTQVDGVEVPDGFFNGPYAKTQRNYVDPEIVKRVEILRGPASVLYGSNAIGGAVSYYTLDADDIIKPGKDVGARLKSGYSSADDSWLKSATVAGRADQFDGLLHYSQRDGHETDSYGSNNGTGLERTAANPEDVNAYNVLAKIGWNYNEDSRLGLTYEKYKDDRDTDQKSAYGGPYFNGAPTIPNSVLPGGMYQWRTGNDTITRERIGIEHSFALDSLLVDNVKWSLNHQIAKTDQSTTEFYYPITRKVLRTRDTIYEEKQWVFDAQLDKAFAIGDTDHVLTYGTTIKQQKVTGSRSGDGTCLAVGRGCTAIGATSTADVLAKATDFPDPTINTYSVFAQDQISWNNWTFLPGLRYDYTQLKPHITQEFLNTVAADGQGTVSDENKTWHKVSPKFGLTYALTENYTWYGQYAEGFRTPTAKALYGRFENTTTGYSVAPNPDLEPEKSKSYETGLRGNFEQGSFDVALFYNKYRDFINEDAVTPGRNELTFQSANIKHATIKGAEVKGRLNLDAFGAPQGLYTQGSIAYAYGRNNDNGEPINSVNPLTGVFGLGYDQDNYGGLLSWTVVKKKDRVDDSNFKSPDGVSSQFKTPGFGILDLAGYYKVTDDVTVSGGIYNLTDKKYWLWDDVRGYDSVGEASVTQPANLDRLTQPGRNFAINLIWDI; the protein is encoded by the coding sequence ATGTCCTCACGCCTTACCCGCCAGACTTCCTCCCCTTCCCGCGTATTGTCGCTGCTGACCGCGGCCATCCTGATGGCCGGCACTGCGCCGCTGATGGCGGCCACCGAGCAACCGACACGCAACATGGGCGATTACTCGTTCGCCATCGGCCAGCAGCCGCTGGTGTCGGCACTCAATGCCTTCACCGCCGTGACCGGTTGGCAGGTCGGCTTGCCGGCAGAATTGGGTCAGGGCGTGTCGTCGCCGGGCGTGCGTGGCTCGCTGCCCCCGGAAAAAGCCCTGGAGCGTCTGTTGGTGGGGACCAACCTGAGCTTCCGCAAAATCAGCAATAACAACGTCGTACTGGAAAAGCGCAACGCCAGCGGCACGCTCAATCTGGATCAGGTGACCATCAGCGCCACCCGTCAGGAGCAGTCGGTCAACAGCGTGCCGGCCACTGTCACCGTGCAGACCCGTCAGGATCTGGACCGCAACAACGTCAACACCATCAAGGATCTGGTGCGTTATGAGCCGGGTGTTTCCGTGGGCGGCGCCGGTCAGCGTGGCGGTATCAGCGGCTATAACATTCGCGGCATCGACGGCGACCGCATCCTGACCCAGGTCGACGGCGTCGAAGTGCCGGACGGTTTCTTCAACGGCCCGTACGCCAAGACCCAGCGCAACTACGTCGATCCGGAAATCGTCAAACGCGTGGAAATTCTCCGTGGCCCGGCCTCGGTGCTGTACGGCAGCAACGCCATCGGCGGCGCCGTCAGCTATTACACCCTCGATGCCGACGACATCATCAAGCCGGGCAAAGACGTCGGCGCGCGTCTGAAAAGCGGTTACAGCTCCGCCGATGACAGCTGGCTGAAATCCGCCACCGTGGCCGGTCGCGCCGATCAGTTCGACGGTTTGCTGCACTACAGCCAACGTGACGGTCACGAAACCGATTCCTACGGCAGCAACAATGGCACTGGCCTTGAGCGCACCGCCGCCAACCCGGAAGACGTCAACGCCTACAACGTGCTGGCAAAGATCGGCTGGAACTACAACGAAGATTCGCGCCTGGGCCTGACCTACGAAAAGTACAAGGATGATCGCGACACCGATCAGAAAAGTGCCTACGGCGGCCCGTACTTCAACGGCGCCCCGACCATTCCGAACAGCGTGTTGCCCGGCGGCATGTACCAGTGGCGCACCGGCAACGACACCATCACCCGTGAACGTATCGGCATCGAGCACTCGTTCGCCCTCGACAGCCTGCTGGTCGACAACGTGAAGTGGAGCCTCAACCACCAGATCGCCAAGACCGACCAGAGCACTACCGAGTTCTACTACCCGATCACCCGTAAAGTGCTGCGTACTCGCGACACCATTTACGAAGAAAAGCAGTGGGTGTTCGATGCGCAACTGGACAAGGCGTTCGCCATCGGCGACACCGATCACGTGCTGACTTACGGCACTACCATCAAACAGCAGAAGGTCACCGGTTCGCGCAGCGGCGACGGCACCTGCCTGGCGGTCGGTCGTGGCTGCACCGCCATCGGTGCGACTAGTACCGCTGACGTGTTGGCCAAGGCCACCGATTTCCCGGACCCGACCATCAACACCTACAGCGTGTTTGCTCAGGATCAGATCAGCTGGAACAACTGGACCTTCCTGCCGGGCCTGCGCTACGACTACACCCAGCTCAAGCCACACATCACCCAGGAATTCCTCAACACCGTGGCGGCTGACGGTCAAGGCACGGTCAGCGACGAGAACAAGACCTGGCACAAAGTCTCGCCGAAATTCGGCCTGACCTACGCCCTGACCGAGAACTACACCTGGTACGGTCAGTACGCTGAAGGTTTCCGCACACCGACCGCGAAAGCTTTGTACGGCCGCTTCGAAAACACCACCACCGGCTACAGCGTGGCGCCGAACCCGGACCTGGAACCTGAGAAAAGCAAAAGCTATGAAACCGGTCTGCGCGGCAACTTCGAGCAAGGCTCGTTCGATGTGGCGTTGTTCTATAACAAGTACCGCGACTTCATCAACGAAGACGCCGTGACCCCGGGCCGCAACGAACTGACCTTCCAGTCGGCCAACATCAAGCACGCCACCATCAAGGGCGCGGAAGTCAAAGGTCGCCTGAATCTGGATGCGTTCGGCGCGCCGCAAGGCCTCTACACCCAAGGTTCTATCGCCTACGCCTACGGTCGCAACAACGACAACGGCGAGCCGATCAACAGCGTCAACCCGCTGACCGGCGTGTTCGGTCTGGGTTACGACCAGGACAATTACGGCGGTCTGCTGAGCTGGACTGTGGTGAAGAAAAAGGATCGCGTCGACGACAGCAACTTCAAGTCGCCGGATGGCGTCAGCAGCCAGTTCAAAACCCCGGGCTTCGGCATTCTTGATCTGGCCGGTTATTACAAAGTCACCGACGACGTCACCGTCAGCGGCGGCATCTACAACCTGACCGACAAGAAATACTGGCTGTGGGATGACGTGCGCGGTTACGACAGCGTCGGCGAAGCTTCGGTGACGCAGCCGGCCAACCTCGATCGCCTGACCCAACCGGGCCGCAACTTCGCGATCAATCTGATCTGGGACATCTGA
- a CDS encoding biliverdin-producing heme oxygenase, translating to MTTSEKALRSQRLNQITNEPHSKLDALVKAHAPFETRANFARFVVAQYLFQSELVDLYNDAELTAIVPDLPARCRAEAAKADLADLDTEVPAPVAGAVKNPSKARALGWIFVSEGSKLGAAFLIKRAVALELSETFGARHLGEPEGGRAEGWKSFVRTLDSLQFTAEEEAEVEQGAIDAFNRFTVLLEQAYATEAEPA from the coding sequence ATGACCACTTCGGAAAAAGCCCTGCGTTCGCAACGCTTGAACCAGATCACCAATGAACCGCACAGCAAACTCGATGCATTGGTGAAGGCGCACGCGCCGTTCGAGACCCGCGCCAATTTCGCTCGTTTCGTCGTCGCGCAGTACCTGTTCCAGTCGGAACTGGTCGATCTGTACAACGATGCAGAATTGACTGCGATCGTCCCGGATCTGCCGGCGCGTTGCCGCGCTGAAGCGGCCAAGGCTGACCTTGCCGACCTCGACACTGAAGTACCGGCACCGGTGGCGGGCGCGGTGAAAAATCCGAGCAAGGCTCGCGCACTGGGTTGGATTTTTGTCTCCGAAGGTTCGAAGCTCGGTGCGGCGTTCCTGATCAAACGCGCCGTGGCGCTGGAGCTGAGCGAAACCTTTGGTGCCCGTCACCTCGGCGAGCCTGAAGGTGGCCGTGCCGAAGGCTGGAAAAGCTTCGTACGCACCCTCGATTCGCTGCAGTTCACTGCTGAAGAAGAGGCTGAAGTGGAGCAAGGCGCGATCGACGCGTTCAACCGCTTCACCGTGCTGCTGGAACAGGCTTACGCCACTGAAGCCGAACCTGCCTGA
- a CDS encoding YbaN family protein — MPQPASSKLARVLFGLLAYVSLGIGLIAIVVPGLPTTEFILLAAWAATRSSPRLSAWLENHRLFGPILSNWRNGKIIARKAKVSATVSMLLCATLMLVMLDHGWPVYLAIAGMSLSNLWIWSRPESIRVCTDPSSH; from the coding sequence ATGCCGCAACCCGCCTCCTCGAAACTCGCCCGCGTGCTGTTCGGCCTCTTGGCCTACGTCAGCCTCGGCATCGGCCTGATCGCCATCGTCGTGCCCGGCCTGCCGACCACCGAGTTCATCCTCCTCGCCGCCTGGGCCGCGACCCGCAGCTCGCCGCGCCTGAGTGCCTGGCTGGAAAACCATCGCTTGTTCGGGCCGATCCTCAGTAACTGGCGCAACGGCAAGATCATCGCGCGCAAGGCCAAGGTCAGTGCGACGGTGAGTATGTTGCTTTGCGCGACGTTAATGCTGGTGATGCTCGACCACGGCTGGCCGGTCTATCTGGCGATTGCCGGGATGAGCCTGAGCAATCTGTGGATCTGGTCGCGCCCGGAATCCATCCGCGTCTGCACTGACCCGTCATCGCACTGA
- a CDS encoding methyl-accepting chemotaxis protein produces the protein MQVQFREIDQVATASNEMSATAHDVANSASNAANAAKGADQSAKDGMSIIERSTRDINQLADEVSKAVTEVEALAVNSEQIGSVLEVIRSIAEQTNLLALNAAIEAARAGESGRGFAVVADEVRNLAKRTQDSVEEIRIVIERIQTGTRGVVATMHSSQTQAHNNAGQIRQAVDALGKISDAVTVISDMNLQIASAAEQQSAVAEEVNRNVSAIRTVTETLTEQATESAAISSQLNALASQQMKLMDQFRV, from the coding sequence ATGCAGGTGCAGTTCCGCGAGATCGATCAGGTCGCCACCGCCTCCAACGAAATGAGCGCCACCGCCCACGACGTCGCCAACAGCGCATCGAACGCAGCCAATGCCGCGAAAGGTGCCGATCAGTCGGCGAAGGACGGTATGTCGATCATCGAGCGCAGCACCCGCGACATCAATCAACTGGCCGATGAAGTCAGCAAAGCGGTGACCGAGGTTGAAGCGCTGGCGGTGAACAGCGAGCAGATCGGCTCGGTACTGGAGGTGATCCGCAGCATCGCCGAACAGACCAACCTGCTCGCCCTCAACGCGGCGATTGAAGCCGCTCGCGCCGGTGAGAGCGGCCGTGGTTTTGCGGTGGTTGCCGATGAAGTCCGCAACCTCGCCAAGCGCACGCAGGATTCAGTGGAAGAGATTCGCATCGTGATCGAACGGATTCAGACCGGCACCCGTGGCGTGGTCGCGACCATGCATTCGAGCCAGACCCAAGCGCACAACAACGCCGGGCAGATTCGTCAGGCCGTCGATGCACTGGGCAAGATCAGCGATGCGGTGACGGTGATCAGTGACATGAACTTGCAGATTGCCAGCGCGGCTGAGCAGCAGAGTGCGGTGGCTGAAGAGGTCAATCGCAATGTCTCGGCGATTCGGACCGTGACTGAAACCCTGACCGAGCAAGCCACTGAGTCGGCGGCGATCAGCAGCCAGCTCAATGCCCTGGCCAGTCAGCAGATGAAACTGATGGATCAGTTCCGCGTCTAG
- a CDS encoding CoA transferase: MTDLLTSIQAALGLPHTPIPFTDRGALPSAFAVTELACASIAAAGQAVSELLQQQTGQRPVVEVDRRLASFWFATSIRPIGWQVPPLWDPVAGDYQTRDGWIRLHTNAPHHRAAAESVLGACADRAAMAVKVVRWASTDLEQAVVDAKGCAAEMRSWAQWQTHPQGLAVNAEPLVHWLDSQDEQRQAWQGSVAQPLAGIKVLDLTRVLAGPTASRFLAGLGADVLRIDSPTWNEPGVVPEMTLGKRCARLNLHDPADRAVFEGLLKDADILLHGYRADALENLGFGAERRRQLAPGLIDVGLNAYGWSGPWQNRRGFDSLVQMSSGIAEAGQRWQQAEKPTPLPVQALDHATGYLLATSALRLLTERLNTGRGGSARLSLARTAKLLIEHGPGTSEALRAEEEQDQSLSLEQTTWGPAHRLQVPVKISGTPIQWALPATQLGSHHPQWN; the protein is encoded by the coding sequence ATGACTGATTTACTCACGTCCATTCAAGCCGCACTCGGCTTGCCGCATACGCCGATTCCGTTTACTGATCGTGGCGCCCTGCCCTCGGCGTTCGCCGTCACCGAGCTTGCCTGCGCCAGCATCGCCGCTGCCGGTCAGGCCGTCAGCGAATTGCTCCAGCAGCAGACCGGCCAGCGACCTGTCGTTGAAGTCGATCGTCGATTGGCATCGTTCTGGTTCGCCACATCAATCCGTCCCATCGGCTGGCAAGTTCCGCCACTGTGGGATCCAGTCGCAGGGGATTATCAGACTCGCGACGGCTGGATCCGTCTGCACACCAACGCCCCACATCACCGCGCCGCCGCTGAAAGCGTGCTCGGTGCCTGCGCCGACCGTGCTGCGATGGCGGTAAAAGTCGTGCGATGGGCGAGTACGGATCTGGAGCAAGCGGTGGTCGACGCCAAGGGTTGTGCCGCCGAGATGCGCAGTTGGGCACAGTGGCAGACGCATCCGCAGGGGCTCGCGGTGAATGCCGAGCCGCTGGTGCATTGGCTTGATTCGCAGGATGAACAGCGCCAAGCGTGGCAAGGCTCGGTGGCGCAACCGTTGGCCGGGATCAAGGTGCTGGATTTGACGCGGGTACTCGCCGGTCCCACCGCCAGCCGTTTTCTCGCTGGCCTTGGCGCCGATGTATTGCGCATCGATTCCCCGACCTGGAACGAGCCTGGTGTCGTCCCGGAAATGACCCTCGGCAAACGCTGTGCGCGGCTTAACCTGCATGATCCGGCGGATCGCGCGGTGTTCGAAGGATTGTTGAAAGACGCCGACATTTTGCTGCACGGTTACCGCGCCGATGCGCTGGAGAATCTCGGATTCGGCGCCGAACGCCGCCGGCAACTGGCACCGGGCCTGATCGATGTCGGCCTCAATGCCTACGGCTGGAGCGGCCCGTGGCAGAACCGCCGCGGTTTCGACAGTCTGGTACAGATGAGCAGCGGCATTGCCGAGGCCGGACAGCGCTGGCAGCAGGCTGAAAAGCCGACACCGTTGCCAGTGCAGGCGCTGGATCATGCGACCGGGTATTTGCTGGCGACGAGTGCGCTCCGACTGTTGACCGAGCGTTTGAACACGGGTCGCGGTGGCTCGGCGCGGTTGTCGCTGGCGCGCACGGCGAAACTGTTGATCGAGCATGGGCCGGGGACGAGTGAAGCGTTGCGTGCCGAGGAAGAGCAGGATCAGAGCTTGTCGTTGGAGCAGACCACGTGGGGCCCGGCGCATCGGTTGCAGGTGCCGGTGAAGATCAGCGGCACACCGATTCAGTGGGCGTTGCCGGCGACACAATTAGGTTCCCATCATCCACAGTGGAATTAA
- a CDS encoding DNA-3-methyladenine glycosylase family protein, which yields MRLSLAYAPPYDWEAMLGFLAARAVVGMEVVVEGVYSRSIGLNGVHGTVSVWLGTADALEVELDFPDPAAVPEIVVRLRRMFDLDADVALMQAHLANDPLLARLIAERAGLRIPGAWDGLELAFRAVLGQQITVVAAIRLAGKLVAQYGAPLVSTVPGLTHVFPEAHVLAAADMAALGMPKSRGRTLSGVAQALLEEPSLFEPNREGGVARLLALHGIGEWTAQYIALRQLRDLDGFPTGDVGLLRALEVLKGQRPNARELSLRAEAWRPYRGYAAQLLWTSLSRAD from the coding sequence GTGAGGTTGTCGCTTGCGTATGCGCCGCCGTATGACTGGGAGGCGATGCTGGGGTTTCTCGCGGCACGGGCGGTGGTCGGGATGGAAGTTGTGGTCGAGGGTGTGTACTCGCGCAGCATCGGGTTGAACGGTGTTCACGGTACGGTTTCGGTGTGGCTTGGGACGGCAGATGCGCTGGAGGTCGAGCTGGACTTTCCTGATCCGGCAGCCGTGCCCGAGATCGTTGTCAGGTTGCGGCGGATGTTTGATCTGGATGCTGATGTGGCGTTGATGCAAGCGCATCTGGCGAATGATCCGTTGCTGGCGCGATTGATTGCCGAGCGCGCGGGGTTGCGCATTCCCGGTGCGTGGGATGGGTTGGAGTTGGCCTTTCGCGCGGTGCTTGGGCAGCAGATTACGGTGGTGGCGGCGATTCGTCTGGCGGGGAAACTGGTGGCGCAATATGGCGCGCCGCTGGTATCCACAGTGCCCGGATTGACGCATGTGTTTCCCGAGGCGCACGTCTTGGCGGCGGCAGATATGGCGGCGCTGGGCATGCCGAAAAGTCGTGGGCGGACGTTATCGGGGGTGGCGCAGGCGTTGCTGGAAGAACCCTCGTTGTTTGAGCCGAATCGCGAGGGTGGCGTGGCACGGCTACTGGCATTGCACGGGATAGGCGAGTGGACGGCGCAGTACATTGCGTTGCGGCAGTTGCGCGATCTGGACGGGTTTCCCACCGGCGATGTCGGGTTGTTGCGGGCGTTGGAAGTGCTGAAAGGGCAGCGACCAAACGCTCGGGAATTGTCTTTGCGGGCTGAGGCCTGGCGGCCTTATCGAGGGTATGCGGCGCAGCTTTTGTGGACATCTTTGAGCCGGGCAGATTGA